From Streptomyces yatensis, one genomic window encodes:
- a CDS encoding nitronate monooxygenase, with the protein MSSALTDLYRYPIVQAPMAGGASCPQLAATVSEAGGLGFLAAGYKTPEAMYEEIKQLRGLTGRHFGVNLFMPQPANADTAAVGAYRARLTGEAAWYETPLGDPDAGTDDAYDAKLAVLLDNPVPVVSFTFGCPTRAVLDAFAQAGTRTIVTVTSPVEAQTAQWAGADAVCVQGVEAGGHQGTYSNDPAVDGMGAGLGLLSLITLVREYVQIPIIAAGGIMRGSQIASALAAGAVAAQLGTAFLVCPESGANALHKQAMTDPLFGRTELTRAFSGRPARGLVNRFMREHGPHAPAAYPQLHHMTSGLRKAAAKAGDPQGMALWAGQGHRLARELPAAQLVETLAVELDAARSELGLQVQRGAVS; encoded by the coding sequence ATGTCCTCCGCGCTGACCGATCTTTACCGGTACCCGATCGTGCAGGCGCCGATGGCGGGTGGAGCCTCCTGCCCGCAGCTCGCCGCCACTGTCTCCGAGGCCGGTGGCCTCGGTTTCCTCGCTGCCGGCTACAAGACGCCGGAAGCGATGTATGAGGAGATCAAACAGCTGCGAGGGCTGACCGGTCGGCACTTCGGTGTCAATCTGTTCATGCCGCAGCCGGCCAACGCCGACACGGCCGCCGTCGGGGCCTACCGGGCGCGCCTCACGGGCGAGGCGGCCTGGTACGAGACCCCGCTGGGCGACCCGGACGCGGGCACGGACGACGCGTACGACGCCAAGCTCGCCGTGCTCCTCGACAACCCCGTTCCGGTCGTCTCGTTCACCTTCGGCTGCCCGACCCGTGCCGTCCTCGACGCCTTCGCCCAGGCCGGTACCCGCACGATCGTGACCGTGACCTCGCCCGTCGAGGCGCAGACCGCCCAGTGGGCGGGCGCCGACGCGGTCTGTGTGCAGGGCGTGGAGGCCGGCGGCCACCAGGGCACGTACAGCAATGACCCGGCCGTCGACGGGATGGGCGCCGGGCTCGGCCTGCTGTCGCTGATCACGCTGGTCCGTGAGTACGTCCAGATCCCGATCATCGCGGCGGGCGGGATCATGCGCGGTTCGCAGATCGCCTCGGCGCTGGCCGCGGGCGCGGTCGCGGCCCAGCTGGGGACCGCGTTCCTGGTGTGCCCAGAGTCCGGGGCGAACGCCCTGCACAAGCAGGCGATGACGGATCCGCTGTTCGGCCGGACCGAGCTGACCCGCGCCTTCTCCGGCCGCCCGGCCCGGGGCCTGGTCAACCGCTTCATGCGCGAGCACGGCCCGCACGCGCCCGCCGCCTACCCCCAGCTGCACCACATGACGTCCGGCCTCCGTAAGGCGGCCGCCAAGGCGGGCGATCCGCAGGGCATGGCGCTGTGGGCCGGGCAGGGGCACCGGCTGGCGCGCGAACTGCCCGCCGCCCAGTTGGTGGAGACGCTCGCGGTGGAACTCGACGCCGCGCGGTCCGAGTTGGGCCTTCAGGTCCAGCGGGGTGCGGTGTCGTGA
- a CDS encoding 16S rRNA (uracil(1498)-N(3))-methyltransferase has translation MTAPVFVADSLTGAAAGARVRLEGPEGRHAVSVRRLRVGEPVVLTDGHGTGVQGTVAAVEGKDRLEIAVDEVRREAAPDPRITVVQALPKGDRGELAVETMTETGVDAVVPWSASRCITQWKGERGLKALGKWRSTAREAGKQSRRLTFPEVTDAMTTKQVARLLAEAAFAAVLHEEGGEPLAAAQLPASGEIVLVVGPEGGVSPEELAAFAEAGARPYRLGPSVLRTSTAGTAAAALLLGRTGRWG, from the coding sequence GTGACCGCCCCGGTGTTCGTGGCCGACTCCCTGACGGGCGCGGCCGCGGGGGCCCGGGTCCGGCTGGAGGGCCCGGAGGGGCGCCACGCGGTGTCCGTGAGGCGGCTGCGGGTCGGTGAGCCCGTGGTGCTGACGGACGGCCACGGTACGGGCGTCCAGGGCACCGTGGCGGCCGTCGAGGGCAAGGACCGGCTGGAGATCGCGGTGGACGAGGTGCGCCGGGAGGCGGCCCCGGACCCGAGGATCACCGTCGTCCAGGCGCTGCCCAAGGGCGACCGCGGCGAGCTGGCGGTGGAGACCATGACGGAGACCGGCGTGGACGCCGTCGTTCCGTGGTCGGCGTCCCGCTGCATCACCCAGTGGAAGGGCGAGCGCGGCCTCAAGGCGCTCGGCAAGTGGCGGTCGACCGCGCGTGAGGCGGGCAAGCAGTCCCGCCGGCTGACCTTCCCCGAGGTCACGGACGCGATGACGACCAAGCAGGTGGCCCGGCTTCTCGCCGAAGCCGCGTTCGCGGCCGTGCTCCACGAGGAGGGCGGGGAGCCGCTCGCGGCGGCCCAACTGCCCGCGAGTGGTGAGATCGTGCTGGTCGTCGGGCCCGAAGGGGGCGTGTCCCCCGAGGAGTTGGCGGCCTTCGCCGAGGCGGGCGCGCGGCCGTACCGGCTGGGCCCGAGCGTGCTGCGCACCTCCACGGCCGGAACGGCGGCCGCCGCGCTGCTGCTCGGCCGCACCGGCCGCTGGGGATGA
- a CDS encoding histidine triad nucleotide-binding protein: MAGEPQADCLFCKIVSGEVPATVVRDTDTTVAFRDINPQAPTHILVIPKVHYPDAASLAAAEPQIAADVLREAGSVAVDEKLVETGYRVVFNTGSGAGQTVFHAHAHVLGGRGLNWPPG, from the coding sequence GTGGCGGGAGAACCGCAGGCCGACTGCCTGTTCTGCAAGATTGTCTCGGGGGAGGTGCCGGCCACCGTCGTCCGCGATACGGACACCACCGTCGCCTTCCGCGACATAAACCCCCAGGCGCCCACGCACATCCTGGTGATCCCCAAGGTGCACTACCCGGACGCGGCCTCCCTCGCGGCGGCCGAACCGCAGATCGCCGCCGATGTGCTGCGCGAGGCGGGCTCGGTCGCGGTCGATGAGAAGCTCGTCGAGACGGGCTACCGCGTGGTGTTCAACACCGGCTCCGGCGCCGGCCAGACCGTCTTCCACGCCCATGCCCACGTCCTGGGCGGCCGCGGGCTCAACTGGCCCCCCGGATAA
- a CDS encoding ribonuclease Z, translating to MSARELIVLGTASQVPTRHRNHNGYLLRWDGEGLLFDPGEGTQRQMLRAGVAAHDIDRICVTHFHGDHSLGLAGVIQRINLDRVPHPVTAHYPASGQRFFERLRYATAYRETVALTEEPVAGDGAVLARTPAYTLEAARLSHPVESYGYRLIEPDGRRMLPERLAALGVRGPDIGRLQRDRALEIEGRTVTLEEVSEVRRGQRFAFIMDTRLCDGVSELAQGCDLLVIESTFLDEEEALAVEYGHLTAGQAARVAAGAGARHLVLTHFSQRYGDPSDFERQARAAGFEGELTVAEDLMTVALPKRR from the coding sequence TTGTCCGCACGGGAACTGATCGTCCTCGGCACCGCCAGCCAGGTGCCGACCCGGCACCGCAACCACAACGGCTATCTGCTGCGCTGGGACGGCGAGGGCCTGCTGTTCGACCCCGGCGAGGGCACCCAGCGCCAGATGCTGCGGGCCGGGGTCGCCGCCCATGACATCGACCGGATCTGCGTCACGCATTTCCACGGGGATCACTCCCTGGGCCTGGCCGGGGTGATCCAGCGGATCAACCTCGACCGGGTGCCGCACCCGGTGACCGCCCACTACCCGGCGAGCGGACAGCGGTTCTTCGAGCGGCTGCGGTACGCGACCGCCTACCGCGAGACGGTGGCGCTCACCGAGGAGCCGGTCGCCGGTGACGGCGCGGTGCTGGCCCGCACCCCCGCGTACACGCTGGAGGCGGCCCGGCTCTCGCACCCCGTCGAGTCCTACGGCTATCGCCTGATCGAACCGGACGGCCGCAGGATGCTGCCCGAGCGCCTCGCCGCGCTCGGCGTCCGCGGCCCGGACATCGGCCGGCTGCAGCGGGATCGGGCGCTGGAGATCGAGGGGCGTACGGTCACGCTCGAAGAGGTCAGCGAGGTGCGTCGGGGGCAGCGCTTCGCGTTCATCATGGACACCCGGCTGTGCGACGGCGTCTCCGAGCTGGCGCAGGGGTGCGATCTGCTGGTCATCGAGTCGACCTTCCTGGACGAGGAGGAGGCGCTGGCCGTCGAGTACGGGCATCTGACCGCCGGGCAGGCGGCCCGGGTCGCGGCCGGGGCGGGGGCGCGGCATCTGGTGCTGACGCACTTCTCACAGCGCTACGGGGATCCGTCCGACTTCGAGCGCCAGGCGCGGGCCGCCGGGTTCGAGGGGGAGCTCACGGTCGCCGAGGACCTGATGACGGTGGCGCTGCCCAAACGGCGCTGA